One region of Acidobacteriota bacterium genomic DNA includes:
- the mutL gene encoding DNA mismatch repair endonuclease MutL — MSKIRVLPDSLANKIAAGEVVERPASVVKELLENALDAGATKINIEIETGGKRLIRIIDDGEGMTRDDAIIAFERHATSKLRTAEDLESIVTLGFRGEALPSIAAVSKLFLRTKTANELEGTEVEFNGGKLINVRDIAWHRGTEIEVKELFFNMPARRKFLKSDATESFHITNLVQHYALSNPQIGFLLVNNGRDAIRVSSTPNFKDRAYQILGSSLLTKLLEVNQERDGLKITGYVSNPQEQRSSRDAQYLFINHRFVKDQLVGRALTEAYRSMMPSGTYPAAVLFIEVPPTEVDVNVHPAKTEVRFLHESIIFAFVRDAIAQAIKATEPTTRFPNTFSIPRSEERLKTDAPRWQTPVQTWEQKILSTPTENAPFSNNLPKERVEVAVDVQSEKIRSSEGDNFQALPDVVNHFESGKLPEEADSFDSAKNFSDKLRIASTVEESPDFSIQKPIKAPQADEDQVSVNLVIDETLYRPPQIDTQPVVESEVTVSDSEPIVETAAQNMGHGIKPMGQIRDSYIIATDDEGLLLFDQHVVHERILFEQIRDNKLSRLGDVQPFLIPETLDLTPSEAEAFQVVQEELEQAGIETMQLSGRTIAIKTAPAGINAKDVVALVQQLLTAVERERRSFTIETVRDEIAASLACKAAIKVNMPLTTEKMEWLIDELMKTQNPMTCPHGRPIFMRFSLRDIERGFKRPV; from the coding sequence ATGTCAAAAATCAGGGTATTGCCGGATTCACTGGCAAACAAAATCGCTGCCGGAGAGGTCGTTGAACGCCCTGCATCGGTGGTCAAAGAGTTGCTGGAAAATGCGCTTGATGCCGGGGCGACGAAAATCAACATCGAAATTGAAACCGGCGGCAAACGCTTGATTCGCATCATTGACGATGGCGAAGGGATGACTCGCGATGATGCCATCATTGCTTTTGAACGCCATGCGACCTCGAAATTACGCACCGCCGAAGATTTGGAATCGATTGTTACTTTGGGCTTTCGCGGCGAGGCACTGCCTTCGATTGCCGCCGTCTCGAAACTTTTTTTACGCACCAAAACTGCAAATGAATTGGAAGGCACCGAAGTCGAATTTAACGGCGGCAAACTCATCAACGTTCGCGACATTGCCTGGCATCGCGGTACGGAAATCGAAGTCAAAGAGTTATTTTTCAATATGCCTGCGCGGCGCAAATTTCTAAAAAGCGATGCCACCGAAAGTTTTCACATCACCAACCTGGTTCAACATTATGCGTTATCCAATCCGCAGATTGGTTTTTTACTGGTCAATAACGGACGCGATGCGATTCGCGTCAGCAGCACGCCAAATTTTAAAGACCGCGCCTATCAAATTTTAGGCAGCAGTTTGCTTACCAAGTTGCTTGAAGTGAATCAGGAGCGCGATGGCTTGAAAATAACCGGATATGTTTCAAACCCGCAGGAACAGCGTTCATCACGTGATGCGCAATACCTGTTTATCAATCATCGTTTCGTCAAAGATCAACTCGTCGGGCGAGCCTTAACCGAAGCTTATCGCTCGATGATGCCATCGGGAACCTATCCGGCAGCCGTGTTATTTATCGAAGTGCCGCCGACCGAAGTTGATGTCAACGTTCATCCGGCAAAAACCGAAGTACGGTTTTTACACGAATCCATCATCTTCGCATTCGTTCGCGATGCTATCGCGCAGGCGATTAAAGCCACCGAACCGACAACGCGATTCCCGAATACTTTCTCAATACCGCGATCTGAGGAACGCCTGAAAACCGATGCCCCGCGCTGGCAAACCCCTGTTCAAACCTGGGAACAAAAAATTCTCAGCACCCCGACCGAAAATGCGCCGTTCTCTAACAACCTGCCAAAGGAACGGGTAGAGGTTGCGGTTGATGTTCAGAGCGAAAAAATCAGGTCATCGGAGGGTGATAATTTTCAAGCACTACCCGATGTCGTTAATCACTTTGAGAGCGGTAAACTTCCTGAAGAAGCTGATAGTTTTGATTCGGCGAAAAACTTTTCTGATAAATTAAGAATCGCTTCGACGGTTGAAGAAAGCCCTGACTTTTCAATTCAAAAACCCATTAAAGCGCCTCAAGCTGATGAGGATCAGGTGAGCGTTAATTTAGTCATAGATGAAACGCTCTATCGACCGCCACAGATAGATACTCAACCAGTTGTTGAATCTGAGGTCACGGTTTCGGACAGCGAACCAATCGTTGAAACAGCCGCGCAAAATATGGGGCACGGCATCAAACCGATGGGGCAAATTCGCGACAGCTACATTATTGCAACCGATGACGAAGGCTTATTGCTTTTCGATCAACACGTCGTTCATGAAAGAATTTTATTTGAACAAATCCGCGATAATAAATTATCCCGGCTTGGCGATGTGCAACCGTTTTTAATTCCCGAAACCCTGGATTTGACCCCTTCTGAAGCCGAGGCTTTTCAGGTGGTTCAGGAAGAGTTGGAGCAGGCAGGGATTGAAACCATGCAGCTATCGGGAAGAACCATCGCCATCAAGACCGCCCCGGCGGGTATCAATGCGAAGGATGTGGTGGCATTGGTTCAACAATTACTCACCGCCGTCGAACGTGAACGCCGGAGCTTTACCATTGAAACAGTTCGCGATGAAATTGCCGCATCGCTTGCCTGTAAAGCCGCCATTAAAGTCAATATGCCGCTCACTACAGAAAAGATGGAATGGTTGATTGATGAATTGATGAAGACGCAAAACCCGATGACCTGTCCGCACGGAAGACCAATCTTTATGCGTTTCAGTTTGCGAGACATTGAACGAGGGTTTAAGCGTCCGGTTTAG
- a CDS encoding adenylate/guanylate cyclase domain-containing protein, whose product MSANLRIRNKKTGQQFEYPLSAPEVRIGRAIEFNQIVLNDEKVSRWHASIRRVGGNFILNDLNSANGTLINGKRITELPLKDNDTITIGTYELFFAQDLTASMTIHYEENPQSHTIFLRAPSDILSALAKQPTSPISQFSTIDDLLKEIELLKRKGETLSHIYHLNRLLNSVFSLDDIFNKLSEMIFSLTPADRFFVLIKDADSGEFSPSFANFKNRETKGGNENLYISKTVLEQVLSEKISFLSTDAQTDTRLAQTQSLVAFNIHSIICAPLLSQSNLLGVIYIDCNNPLKILGEDELELLNALAATASMAIDNAASHERLLKETLARAAYSRFMPEHVVNEILASPDAFSLGGKNQIATILFSDIRGFTTMSENLPPESLIKMLNQYFSAMTPIVFRHQGLLDKYIGDGIMALFGVPYELENSAISAVQTAIEMQQAMRGLNEEFRQSGFPPIAIGIGINTGKVTVGYTGSEQRADYTAIGDAVNLSARLEKEAKPNQIIVSHSTLLALANKFASREIGEKSVKGKKQQVRVYEILWQ is encoded by the coding sequence ATGTCAGCCAATCTGCGAATCCGCAATAAAAAAACCGGTCAACAATTTGAATATCCGCTTTCCGCCCCGGAAGTGCGCATCGGGCGAGCGATTGAATTCAATCAAATAGTTTTAAATGATGAAAAGGTTTCACGCTGGCACGCTTCGATTCGCCGGGTCGGTGGCAACTTCATTCTCAACGACCTCAACAGTGCCAACGGGACATTGATTAATGGCAAACGCATAACCGAACTGCCGCTCAAGGATAACGACACGATTACCATCGGCACATATGAACTGTTTTTCGCGCAAGACCTCACGGCTTCAATGACCATTCATTACGAGGAAAACCCGCAAAGCCATACCATTTTTTTGCGCGCCCCATCGGATATTTTATCCGCCCTGGCGAAACAACCCACTTCGCCGATATCGCAATTTAGCACCATTGATGATTTGTTAAAGGAGATTGAACTTCTTAAACGCAAAGGTGAAACGCTATCGCACATTTATCATTTGAATCGCCTGCTCAATTCGGTCTTTTCGCTTGACGATATTTTTAACAAACTGAGCGAAATGATTTTCAGTCTGACTCCGGCGGATCGCTTTTTCGTGTTGATAAAAGATGCGGATAGTGGCGAATTTTCGCCGAGTTTTGCCAATTTTAAAAACCGCGAAACCAAAGGCGGTAATGAAAACCTCTACATCAGCAAAACCGTTCTGGAGCAGGTGTTGTCGGAAAAAATCTCTTTTCTATCGACCGACGCGCAAACCGATACCCGTTTGGCACAGACGCAATCACTCGTCGCGTTTAATATCCATTCGATTATCTGTGCGCCGCTACTCAGTCAAAGCAACCTTCTTGGGGTGATTTATATTGATTGCAACAACCCTTTGAAAATTCTCGGTGAAGATGAACTGGAATTATTAAACGCGCTGGCAGCTACGGCTTCGATGGCGATTGATAATGCCGCATCGCATGAAAGGTTATTGAAAGAAACTCTGGCGCGCGCCGCTTATAGCCGGTTTATGCCTGAGCATGTGGTCAATGAAATCCTAGCGAGTCCCGATGCTTTCAGCCTTGGCGGTAAAAATCAAATTGCTACCATTCTGTTTTCCGATATTCGCGGCTTTACCACCATGTCGGAGAATCTGCCACCTGAATCCCTGATTAAAATGCTCAATCAATATTTTTCAGCAATGACGCCAATTGTCTTTCGCCATCAAGGGTTACTCGATAAATACATCGGTGATGGCATTATGGCGCTTTTCGGGGTTCCCTATGAATTGGAAAACTCTGCCATCAGCGCAGTCCAAACGGCAATCGAAATGCAACAGGCGATGCGAGGATTGAATGAGGAATTCCGGCAATCGGGCTTTCCACCAATTGCCATTGGCATCGGCATCAATACCGGAAAAGTGACGGTTGGCTATACAGGCTCGGAACAACGCGCCGATTATACGGCTATCGGTGACGCGGTGAATTTAAGCGCCCGCCTTGAAAAAGAAGCAAAACCCAACCAGATTATCGTCAGCCATTCGACGCTGTTGGCATTGGCAAATAAATTTGCCTCTCGTGAAATCGGTGAAAAATCTGTGAAAGGGAAAAAGCAACAGGTTCGGGTGTATGAAATTTTATGGCAATAA